In Streptomyces sannanensis, the DNA window GGGAACTGCACTTCCGCAGCGGGCTGCTGCGCTGGACCGAGAGGGACGAGTTCTCCGTCGAGGATCTGACGGCCCGCTTCGAGCAGACCGACGGGGACTTCGACAGCTTCACCGGCCGGTGGATCCTGCGCCAGGAGGGCGCCGACGTCGCCGTCGACTTCGAGGCCGATTTCGACTTCGGCATCCCCAGTCTCGAGGGAATCCTCGACCCCATTGCCGAGCGTGTCATCAAGGAGAGCGTCGCCTGGGCGGTGACCGGCCTCTTCCCGGGCGTCAGGGTGCTGGGCGACGCCAATCTGACCGACGCCCGGCCGGAGACCGCCGTAGCGTGACCCGCTGCCCTGACAGGAGCTGAGCCGTGGATCAGGCCAACCCGTTCGAGACGCCACGTACCTACTCACTGCACCGGGCCGAGTACCTCGTCGGCCTGGCCGTCACCACCGGTCTGATCATCGCCCACCTGGGCGACATCCGATGGGTGCCGGCCCTCGTACTGTTCTTCTACATCGACCTGATCGGGTACATCCCCGGCGCCATCGCCTTCCGGCGCAGCGGGGGCCGCCCGATCTCCAAGACGTACTACGTGCTCTACAACGTCATGCACAGCCTGATCACTCAGGCCGCGGTCGCGGCCCTGTGGTGCTGGTTGATCGAGCCGGAGTGGGCGTTGCTGATGCTGCCCTTCCACCTCTTCGGCGACCGGGGACTGTTCGGCAACTTCATGAAGTCCTTCGCGCTGCCCTTCGAACCGGTTCGCCAGCCCGGCTACCTGCGGCTGCTGGACGACCTGGGGATCAAGCACCCCAAGCCGGTGGGCCACACGAGCGACCCGGCCCCCGTGGGCCACATCCCCTCGGCACGGACCCCCGCCCGCGCCGACCGCGCCCGTCAGGAGGCCGCGCGATGAGCACCGCGCTGCGCTCCCGCACCGGGCCGGCCCACGGGCACCGCACTCCCGAGGGACGTCTCCGGCGACGCCAGGCCCTGTACCACCTGACTGCCCCGGTCGCCGTGCTGGCGGTCGGCCACGAAGGACAGATGCACGGCACCACCGTCAGTACCGTGACCACCGTGTCCCGGGAGCCGCTGCTGCTCGGTACCTGTCTCAGGAGCGGATCGAAGTTCGCCGAGCTCGCGGCGGCCTCGGGGCGGTACACCGTCAACGTGCTCACGGCGGCGCAGGCCGACCTGGCCCGCTACTTCTCCGACTCCTCC includes these proteins:
- a CDS encoding type II toxin-antitoxin system RatA family toxin, with the translated sequence MRHVELKALVPSEDARTVFDAVIRWERYPELAPHVHTTTVHASLPSTECSSSWELHFRSGLLRWTERDEFSVEDLTARFEQTDGDFDSFTGRWILRQEGADVAVDFEADFDFGIPSLEGILDPIAERVIKESVAWAVTGLFPGVRVLGDANLTDARPETAVA
- a CDS encoding flavin reductase family protein gives rise to the protein MSTALRSRTGPAHGHRTPEGRLRRRQALYHLTAPVAVLAVGHEGQMHGTTVSTVTTVSREPLLLGTCLRSGSKFAELAAASGRYTVNVLTAAQADLARYFSDSSRPDGPAQFDGLRWDLDAYAHAPRLDGALAHYTCRLFGISRVGDHEVVIGHVTHAAVADGDPLLSYAGGLFTGPLSPARDPGPGSQTRKETAA